The Mauremys reevesii isolate NIE-2019 unplaced genomic scaffold, ASM1616193v1 Contig1, whole genome shotgun sequence genome includes a region encoding these proteins:
- the EHMT2 gene encoding histone-lysine N-methyltransferase EHMT2, which yields MGQVPPRDLPTGAALPPRALGPEEKWKPGREGESSGGGDGESPPTERNSGDEVVRTQVSGSPKEVAGASPEEEGTPATVMVTPGSGSKGLPGHASKTLPSSPSKAGGGPSRAKMSLTGTSKSPPSVQSLAMRLLSLPGARLPLEGGPAGEPSPPAPPDPKPKVHRARKTMAKPSNGQVPEKRVSEMLHFRVSDDLRSIEEPEPAKRQKLDYRTDSIHKRLPSSLHRSSPRASTEITVTEEMAAPPSESRPLGDPSGARGAGGPLEEWETEVGEDFSLFYDSYSVDEHGDSDSKSEADRAGEQMSEEEEEEEEEEEEDEEDEESGTMSDRSASSTKRKAKKRWKNDSPWVKPSRKRKRKEARPKDGRGVTGVPAAGHSEYTEVPLGCLELPGEGALSPNNAGVSSRQARWRPAPRAAPLLLPHGGPQDRAAQRGRPQPLHGHRARRRRAEWLWLQRAEAGDHAPVQPGAPHGSVRVPSRPDGETPLLPRLRALLHGRHLPGVPPRPAGDPPVPQGLRVPAQRADLLPALRRGRLGGPGDHHRPGRHLHLHPAPPGQEPPDAPGRADTTQPSARMRGKGEGRLVPHDPLADGIDSSGGPVLTLPSGAAISPLGLGPGPGREQLEKALIVQEAERRKKLRFHPRQLYLSVKQGELQKVLLMLLDNLDPNFQSDQQSKRTPLHAAAQKGYLEICHVLLQAGANINAVDKTRRTPLMEAVVSNQVETARYIVRRGGCVYSKEEDGSTCLHHAAKCGNLAMVSLLLATGQVDVNAQDNGGWTPIIWAAEHKHIEVIRMLLTRGADVTLTDNEENICLHWASFTGSAEIAEVLLNAQCDLHAVNCHGDTPLHIAARESYHDCVMLFLSRGADPEVRNKEGDCPVDLTLENSEVWFALQLNRKIRQGILNRALRTERIISRDVARGYENVPIPCVNSVDDEPCPDDYKYISENCETSTMNIDRNITHLQHCTCQDDCSSSNCLCGQLSIRCWYDKDGRLLQEFNKIEPPLIFECNQACTCWRNCKNRVVQSGIKVRLQLYRTAKMGWGVRALQTIPQGTFICEYVGELISDAEADVREDDSYLFDLDNKDGEVYCIDARYYGNVSRFINHLCEPNIIPVRVFMLHQDLRFPRIAFFSSRDIRAGEELGFDYGDRFWDIKSKYFTCQCGAEKCKHSAEAIALEQSRLARLEAHPELLPDVGGLPLLGP from the exons GCCACGCCAGCAAGACGCTGCCCTCCTCGCCCAGCAAGGCCGGGGGGGGGCCGAGCCGCGCCAAGATGTCGCTGACGGGCACCAGCAAGTCGCCCCCGTCGGTGCAGAGCCTGGCCATGCGGCTGCTCAGCCTGCCCGGCGCCCGCCTGCCCCTGGAGGGGGGGCCCGCGGGGGAGCcctcgccccccgcccccccggacccCAAGCCCAAGGTCCACCGGGCCCGCAAGACCATGGCCAAGCCCAGCAACGGACAG GTCCCCGAAAAGCGAGTCTCTGAGATGCTGCATTTCCGAGTCTCTGACGACCTGCGGAGCATCGAGGAGCCAG agccgGCCAAGCGGCAGAAGCTGGACTACAGGACGGATTCGATTCACAAGCGGCTCCCGTCCTCCCTGCACAGATCCAGCCCCCGGGCCAGCACCGAG ATCACGGTGACGGAGGAAATGGCGGCTCCGCCCAGCGAGTCCCGCCCCCTGGGGGACCCCTCGGGGGCCCGGGGTGCGGGGGGGCCCCTGGAGGAGTGGGAGACCGAGGTGGGCGAGGACTTCAGCCTTTTCTACGACAGCTACTCCGTGGACGAGCACGGTGACTCGGACAGCAag TCGGAGGCCGACAGGGCAGGGGAACAAATgagtgaggaagaggaggaggaggaggaggaggaggaagaggatgaagaagACGAAGAATCCGGGACCATGTCGGACAGG AGCGCGTCCAGCACCAAGCGCAAGGCCAAGAAGCGCTGGAAAAACGACAGCCCCTGGGTGAAACCGTCCCGCAAACGCAAGAGGAAGGAGGCTCGGCCCAAGGACGGGCGAG GTGTCACCGGGGTCCCCGCGGCCGGGCACAGCGAGTACACGGAGGTGCCGCTGGGGTGTCTGGAGCTGCCCGGCGAGGGGGCGCTGTCCCCCAACAACGCAG GCGTGTCCAGCAGGCAGGCTCGCTGGAGACCGGCGCCGAgagctgcccctctgctcctgccgcATGGAGGCCCCCAAGATCGAGCGGCTCAGCGAGGCCGCCCGCAGCCACTGCATGGCCACCGAGCGCGCCGGCGGCG agctgagtGGCTGTGGCTCCAGCGTGCTGAAGCGGGAGACCATGCGCCCGTCCAGCCGGGTGCCCCTCATGGTTCTGTGCGAGTCCCATCGCGCCCGGATGGTGAAACACCACTGCTGCCCCGGCTGCGGGCACTTCTGCACGGCC GGCACCTTCCTGGAGTGCCACCCCGACCTGCGGGTGACCCACCGGTTCCACAAGGGCTGCGTGTCCCAGCTCAACGGGCTGATCTTCTGCCCGCACTGCGGCGAGGACGCCTCGGAGGCCCAGGAGATCACCATCGCCCGGGCCGacacctccacctccaccccgccccgcccggccagGAGCCCCCCGACGCCCCCGGCCGCGCCGACACCACCCAGCCCAG CGCCCGGATGCGGGGGAAGGGCGAGGGACGCCTGGTCCCCCATGACCCACTGGCCGACGGGATCGACAGCTCCGGGGGGCCCGTGCTGACCCTGCCGTCGGGCGCCGCCATCTCGCCACtggggctgggcccggggccGGGCCGCGAGCAGCTCGAGAAGGCCTTGATCGTGCAGGAGGCCGAGAG GCGGAAGAAGCTGCGGTTCCACCCCCGCCAGCTCTACCTCTCCGTCAAGCAGGGCGAGCTGCAGAAGGTGCTGCTGATGCTGC tggacAACCTGGACCCCAACTTCCAGAGCGACCAGCAGAGCAAGCGCACCCCGCTGCACGCCGCCGCGCAGAAGGGGTACCTGGAGATCTGCCACGTGCTGCTGCAG gctggcGCCAACATCAACGCGGTGGACAAGACGCGGCGGACGCCGCTCATGGAGGCCGTGGTGAGCAACCAGGTGGAGACGGCGCGGTACATCGTCCGCCGGGGCGGCTGCGTCTACAGCAAG GAGGAGGATGGTTCGACCTGCCTCCATCACGCGGCCAAGTGCGGGAACCTGGCCATGGTCTCTCTGCTGCTGGCCACGGGGCAGGTGGACGTCAACGCCCAG GACAACGGCGGCTGGACCCCCATCATCTGGGCTGCGGAGCACAAGCACATCGAGGTGATCCGCATGCTGCTGACCCGCGGCGCCGACGTCACCCTGACAGACAAC GAGGAGAACATCTGCCTGCACTGGGCCTCCTTCACGGGCAGCGCGGAGATCGCCGAGGTGCTGCTGAACGCGCAGTGCGACCTGCACGCCGTGAACTGTCACGGGGACACGCCGCTGCACATCGCCGCCCGCGAGAGCTACCACGACTGCGTCAT gctgttCCTGTCACGAGGGGCTGACCCCGAGGTGCGGAACAAGGAGGGTGACTGCCCCGTGGACCTGACGCTGGAGAACTCCGAGGTCTGGTTCGCTCTGCAGCTGAACCGCAAGATCCGGCAGGGCATCCTGAACCGGGCGCTGCGGACCGAGCGCATCatcagcag ggacGTAGCCCGCGGCTACGAGAACGTGCCCATCCCCTGCGTCAACTCGGTGGACGATGAGCCGTGTCCCGACGACTATAAATACATCTCGGAGAACTGCGAGACCTCCACCATGAACATCGACCGCAACATCACACACCTGCAG CACTGTACCTGCCAGGACGATTGCTCCTCCAGCAACTGCCTGTGCGGCCAACTCAGCATCCGCTGCTGGTACGACAAG gaTGGGCGCCTGCTCCAGGAATTCAACAAGATCGAGCCGCCCCTCATCTTCGAGTGTAACCAGGCGTGCACCTGCTGGAGGAACTGCAAGAACCGGGTCGTCCAGAGCGGCATCAA GGTCCGACTGCAGCTCTACCGGACGGCCAAGATGGGCTGGGGGGTGCGAGCCCTTCAAACCATCCCCCAAGGGACCTTCATCTGCGA GTACGTGGGGGAGCTGATCTCCGACGCGGAGGCCGACGTGCGGGAAGATGACTCGTATCTCTTTGATCTGGACAACAAG gacGGCGAGGTGTACTGCATTGATGCCCGTTACTACGGCAACGTGAGCCGGTTCATCAACCACCTGTGCGAGCCCAACATCATCCCGGTGCGAGTGTTCATGCTGCACCAGGACCTGCGCTTCCCCCGCATCGCCTTCTTCAGCAGCCGCGACATCCGCGCCGGCGAGGAGCTGGG GTTCGACTACGGGGACCGGTTCTGGGACATCAAGAGCAAATACTTCACGTGCCAGTGCGGGGCGGAGAAGTGCAAACACTCGGCCGAGGCCATCGCGCTGGAGCAGAGCCGTCTGGCCCGCCTGGAGGCGCACCCCGAGCTGCTGCCCGACGTGGGGGGgctgcccctgctgggcccctga